The genomic DNA ATTCAATTCGGTGCGGCAGTATTACAATTTGATCTGATACCTCTTCTTTATTCATCAGCTTTGTTAAAAGCCGCATAGCAACCGCTCCAATATCATACAATGGCTGAACAACCGTTGTAAGCTGAGGCCTTACCATTAAAGTTAATCTCGTATTATCAGAACTGATCACTTCGAAATCATCAGGGATTTTATAGCCCTTATCCTCGGCTCCGTGTATGACTCCTAGTGCCATTTCATCGGAACCGACAAAAATTGCAGTCGGTCTTGCATCCATTTCAAGCAATTTTTCTATCGCTTCAATCCCCGAATCATAAGTGTAATCGCCTTCTATAATAAGATCTTCACGAAATGGTATTCCATAATTTTCAAGTGCCCGCTTATAACCTGCCAGCTTTTTCTCTTTATTAATTGGCTCATGAAGAGGGCCGATAACAAAAGCAATTTCCTTATGCCCTTTTTCAATAAAAGATTGAACAACATCATAAGCTGCTTGTTCGTAGTCAATATTCACTGATGGAATTTTTTCCGTTTCTTCAATTGAACCTGCCAATACAATTGGGACTGGGGATTTTTCAAACTCTTCAACATGCTCGGAAGAAATATTTCCACTCATAAAGACAATTCCATCCACCTGTTTACCAAACATCGTATTTAGCAAATGCAATTCCTTTTCTTTATTCTGGTCAGAATTACTCAAAATAATATTATATTTATACATTGTGGCAATATCTTCGATACCTCTCGTAAGCTCAGCAAAAAAAGTGCTTGAAATATCAGGGATAATAACACCGACTGTTGTCGTCTTCTTACTGGCTAATCCCCTTGCCACAGCATTTGGGCGGTAGCCAAGCCGTTCAATGACTTCCATTACTTTCTTTCTTGTGGCAGGTTTAACATTCGGGTTCCCGTTAACGACCCGTGAAACCGTTGCCATTGATACGTTTGCTTCTCTTGCAACATCGTATATTGTTACATTCATGCAACCCACTCCTTCATTTGATACACACGGATTCAATTTTCTTTATTTTACTGCAATTAAAAAAAACTAAACCTTTTACTAAAAGATTGCAATCCGCTAAACAAGTCTATTTATGTATTTTTATCATACGACAGTCCGGAAAATGCCGCAATCACAAGCCGACAAATTTATCAATTTTGTGACAAAAATGTGAAAATTTTAATAAAAACGACATAAGAAAAAGAGGCTGGTCCAAAACTAAGAACCAGCACCCTTAGTTACTTTATTTTGAAAACATGATCAATGTTTCCACAATATTTAGTAACTGCAGACCGGAGCCAGGCACTTATGGGTCAGCCTCTTCTTGCATTAATATTTCATTTCTTATACTCTTGCCAAAACAGACTTTTTAATTTCGCGGTAGAATTCGTCAAATTGCTTCAAGTCCATTTGCTGGGCAGAATCTGACAGCGCTACTGCAGGGTCAGGATGAACTTCTGCCATTACTCCATCTGCTCCAATCGCTAACGCTGCTTTCGCTGCAGGGAGCAACAAGTCTCTTCTTCCGGTAGAATGTGTAACGTCAACAAAAACCGGAAGATGGGTTTCCTGTTTTAAGATTGGCACCGCTGAAATATCAAGAGTATTTCTTGTTGCCCGTTCATAAGTGCGGATTCCCCTCTCACAAAGAATGATTTGTCCATTGCCATGCGCCATAATATATTCCGCTGCATTAATAAATTCCTCAATCGTTGCCGCTAAACCTCTCTTTAATAGAACAGGTTTATTTACAGCACCTGCTGCCTTTAATAAGTCAAAGTTCTGCATATTGCGTGCGCCTATTTGAATGACATCAATATATTGGACAGCAGTTTCAATATCAGCTGGATTCGTGATTTCGCTAATTACAGCTAAATCATATTCATCCGCAATCCGCTTTAAAATTTTTAAGCCTTCTAACCCAAGTCCTTGGAAGTCATAAGGTGATGTACGCGGTTTGTAAGCTCCGCCGCGCAAAAGCTTCAACCCTTTTGCTTTTACTGATTCAGCAACAGTCGCCACTTGTTCA from Bacillus methanolicus MGA3 includes the following:
- the ccpA gene encoding catabolite control protein A, which gives rise to MNVTIYDVAREANVSMATVSRVVNGNPNVKPATRKKVMEVIERLGYRPNAVARGLASKKTTTVGVIIPDISSTFFAELTRGIEDIATMYKYNIILSNSDQNKEKELHLLNTMFGKQVDGIVFMSGNISSEHVEEFEKSPVPIVLAGSIEETEKIPSVNIDYEQAAYDVVQSFIEKGHKEIAFVIGPLHEPINKEKKLAGYKRALENYGIPFREDLIIEGDYTYDSGIEAIEKLLEMDARPTAIFVGSDEMALGVIHGAEDKGYKIPDDFEVISSDNTRLTLMVRPQLTTVVQPLYDIGAVAMRLLTKLMNKEEVSDQIVILPHRIEFRRSTK
- a CDS encoding bifunctional 3-deoxy-7-phosphoheptulonate synthase/chorismate mutase, giving the protein MSNKELDQLRQRVDELNLELLSLINERARLVQEIGRVKETQGVFRYDPVRERKMLDLIKENNDGPFENSTIEHIFKEIFKAGLELQKDDHRKALLVSRKKKPDNTVIDLKGEKIGDGNPHFVFGPCAVESYEQVATVAESVKAKGLKLLRGGAYKPRTSPYDFQGLGLEGLKILKRIADEYDLAVISEITNPADIETAVQYIDVIQIGARNMQNFDLLKAAGAVNKPVLLKRGLAATIEEFINAAEYIMAHGNGQIILCERGIRTYERATRNTLDISAVPILKQETHLPVFVDVTHSTGRRDLLLPAAKAALAIGADGVMAEVHPDPAVALSDSAQQMDLKQFDEFYREIKKSVLARV